The genome window AAATCTCTCGAAATTCAGGTTTTTGATTACATAAATCCTTCCTATATGAACACCTTTCTTTAAAAGGGCAACCTTCTAATGGTTGCGAAAGGTCAGGAATTTTTCCTGGTATTCCAGAATATTCTTTTTCTTTTGTTGTTAATTTTGGGAAAGAATTTATCAACCCTTGAGTATATGGATGAAAAGGATGTTCATAAACATCTTTTGTCTCTCCGAATTCTACCAATTCACCTGCATACATAATCGAAATCTTTTTTGAAATTTCAAACAAGAGAGATATATCATGGGTAACAAAAATTATAGAAAATTTCTTTTTTCTTCGAATTTCATCTATCTGTTCCATTATTGACCTTTGAACAACAACATCTAAAGCGGTAGTTGGTTCATCCATTATCACAAGAGAAGGAGAAAAAACTAAAGCCATAGCTATCGCTACTCTTTGTTTCATTCCACCAGAAAGCTGATGTGGGTAACTTTCCATCCGTTCTTTCTGTATGCCAACCATTTCTAATACATTTCCAACAATTTCATAAGCCTCAGATTTAGAATAATTGCTATGTTCTAGAATGACGTCTAATAATTGATCTTTGATTTTATACACAGGATTAAGAGCGTTCATTGCGCTTTGTGTTACCAAAGAAAATTCTTTCCATCTATTCTTTCTTAATGTTTCTTTATCCATTTTTAGAATATCTTTTCCTTTGTATATAACCTCTCCTTCAAAAATTTTGCCCGGTCTTTTTAAAAGATTTATTAAAGAAAAAAGAAGAGTCGATTTTCCACATCCAGATTCACCAGCTATACCTAAAAAATCATCATCTTCTAAATTAAAGGAAACATTTCTAACTGCTTTAATTATTTTTCTACTGCTTGAATATCCAGCAGAAAGATTATGTACTTCTAATAACATTATTTAAATCACACTCCTCTTAACTTGGGGTTTGTCAACTCATCAATCGAAAAATTCAACAAAGCAAAACTTGCTCCCAAAATAGCTATTGCTGCTCCTGGAGCTAAAACCCATGCCCAGGACTGATTTAATAAAGCACTGCTATTTTGTGCCCAATAAAGCATCGTTCCCCATGTTATTGAACTAACATCCCCAAAGCCTAAGAATTCCAAAGAAGCTTCACCTATAATGGCCGTTAAACAAGCTGTAAAAAAATTTGAAGCAATCAATGAAGACATATTTGGCATAATTTCAGAAAAAATAATTCTTCTATGTTTTTCACCCGTGATTCTTGAAGCTATTACAAATTCACGGGACCTCATAGTTAATGTTTGGGATCTAATAACTCTGGCCCCAGGTGCCCAACTAGTAAAAGAAATAACCAAAATTATTGGCAAAATACCCCTTATTCTTACATATGACGCTATAACAATCATCAAAGGCAAACCCGGAATAACCATAAAAACATCGATTATTGTTGAAAGAATTCTATCTGTTAAACCTCCAAAATAACCTGAGGTCATACCTAAAAGTACCGAAATTGTTGTCATCAAACTCCCTGTAACTAAACCTACTACTAAAGACAATCTTGTTCCATATATTAATTGCGATAAGATATCTCTCCCCATTCGGTCAGTACCTAATAGAAAATCTTTACTCGGTTGGAGGTATGGAGCCCCAACAAAACTATTAGGATCATAAGGCGCTATAAAAGGTGCGAAAATAGCTATTATTATAAAAAATAATAGTATAAACAAACCTATTTTAGCTTTTTTATTTAATTTCTTCCACAAAATAATCAACTCCTTGTTCTTGGATCTAAATAAATGTAAACAA of Petrotoga sp. 9PW.55.5.1 contains these proteins:
- a CDS encoding ABC transporter permease, with the protein product MWKKLNKKAKIGLFILLFFIIIAIFAPFIAPYDPNSFVGAPYLQPSKDFLLGTDRMGRDILSQLIYGTRLSLVVGLVTGSLMTTISVLLGMTSGYFGGLTDRILSTIIDVFMVIPGLPLMIVIASYVRIRGILPIILVISFTSWAPGARVIRSQTLTMRSREFVIASRITGEKHRRIIFSEIMPNMSSLIASNFFTACLTAIIGEASLEFLGFGDVSSITWGTMLYWAQNSSALLNQSWAWVLAPGAAIAILGASFALLNFSIDELTNPKLRGV
- a CDS encoding ABC transporter ATP-binding protein; translated protein: MLLEVHNLSAGYSSSRKIIKAVRNVSFNLEDDDFLGIAGESGCGKSTLLFSLINLLKRPGKIFEGEVIYKGKDILKMDKETLRKNRWKEFSLVTQSAMNALNPVYKIKDQLLDVILEHSNYSKSEAYEIVGNVLEMVGIQKERMESYPHQLSGGMKQRVAIAMALVFSPSLVIMDEPTTALDVVVQRSIMEQIDEIRRKKKFSIIFVTHDISLLFEISKKISIMYAGELVEFGETKDVYEHPFHPYTQGLINSFPKLTTKEKEYSGIPGKIPDLSQPLEGCPFKERCSYRKDLCNQKPEFREILSGRWVSCHFPL